One segment of Paenibacillus sp. FSL R7-0337 DNA contains the following:
- a CDS encoding DUF1294 domain-containing protein, producing the protein MVKVVLLWFALINIIGYVVMSEDKNKARKRRDRVPEKTLFLLAFMGGALGVLIAMYRKRHKTRHTSFRLGIPLLLLLNMVLYGYFLR; encoded by the coding sequence ATGGTCAAGGTGGTATTGCTGTGGTTCGCGCTGATCAACATTATCGGGTATGTAGTAATGTCGGAAGACAAGAACAAGGCCCGGAAGAGACGGGATCGGGTGCCGGAGAAAACATTGTTTCTGCTGGCGTTCATGGGCGGTGCGCTGGGTGTGCTGATTGCCATGTACCGCAAGCGCCACAAGACAAGGCATACTTCCTTCAGACTCGGAATTCCGCTGCTGCTGCTGCTGAATATGGTGCTGTATGGGTATTTTTTGAGGTAA
- a CDS encoding universal stress protein yields MLFSKILLAYDGSKASNQALERAIELAKVTPGSSLYVVHAFEFPRFFIGEALAPLPASVNKDYYDLAVQTTEEVKSRLEAEGLNATVELLQGSPAEIILNYAKEQDADVIVIGSRGLGGIREFVLGSVSHNVVQSARIPVLVVK; encoded by the coding sequence ATGTTATTCTCTAAAATTCTGCTTGCCTATGACGGTTCAAAGGCTTCGAATCAGGCTCTGGAACGGGCGATCGAGCTGGCTAAGGTAACTCCAGGGTCCTCCCTGTACGTCGTACACGCATTTGAATTCCCCCGGTTCTTCATCGGGGAAGCTCTCGCGCCTCTGCCGGCATCGGTGAACAAGGATTATTATGATCTCGCGGTCCAGACTACGGAAGAAGTGAAAAGCCGCCTGGAAGCCGAAGGTCTGAATGCTACGGTAGAATTGCTGCAGGGATCGCCTGCGGAAATTATTCTGAATTATGCCAAGGAGCAGGATGCAGATGTGATCGTAATCGGCAGCCGGGGGCTGGGCGGTATCCGGGAATTCGTTCTGGGCAGCGTCAGCCATAATGTGGTGCAAAGTGCGCGCATTCCGGTGCTGGTTGTTAAATAA
- the purE gene encoding 5-(carboxyamino)imidazole ribonucleotide mutase, whose product MSVQVGVIMGSKSDYETMQHTCEVLEELDIAYEKKVVSAHRTPDLMFRYAEEAAERGLRVIIAGAGGAAHLPGMVAAKTTLPVIGVPVQSKALNGMDSLLSIVQMPAGIPVATVAIGRAGAINAGLLAAQIIGAFEPEVAQRVQLRREATQREVLESSESL is encoded by the coding sequence ATGTCTGTGCAAGTTGGTGTCATTATGGGCAGCAAATCGGACTATGAAACGATGCAGCATACCTGTGAAGTGCTGGAGGAGCTGGATATAGCTTATGAGAAAAAGGTTGTCTCTGCACACCGCACACCGGATCTGATGTTCCGTTATGCCGAGGAGGCGGCGGAGCGCGGCCTGCGGGTCATTATCGCCGGAGCGGGCGGTGCGGCGCATCTGCCGGGTATGGTGGCTGCGAAGACCACGCTGCCGGTCATCGGTGTACCTGTGCAGTCGAAGGCCTTGAACGGCATGGATTCGCTGCTGTCGATTGTGCAGATGCCTGCGGGCATCCCGGTAGCGACAGTAGCCATCGGCCGCGCCGGAGCTATCAATGCGGGGCTGCTGGCGGCGCAGATCATCGGCGCCTTCGAGCCGGAGGTAGCGCAGCGGGTGCAGCTGCGGCGCGAGGCGACCCAGCGCGAGGTGTTGGAAAGCAGCGAGAGCCTATGA
- the purK gene encoding 5-(carboxyamino)imidazole ribonucleotide synthase: MSPEELKAGRLEGGAEQAKAGRGMKAEGEAEGASAGAVKAEGRAEAAGAEAQREETGAQPPRTLLPGATIGVLGGGQLGRMMALSGSAMGYRFVALDPAKDAPCGQVTPQITAAYNDRDAARELARRSDVITYEFENVDAGVAALLTEESYVPQGSALLYTTQHRLREKAAIESAGVPVAPYRKVGSLAELEAAAADLGLPCVLKTATGGYDGKGQAVIRRPEELAAALHQVAPGVQADIPELVLEKFITFKCEISVIAARSASGEVKSFPPAENIHVDNILHLSIVPARVPEEIQQRACELAERIVSGMEAVGLLAVEMFVTEDGELFVNELAPRPHNSGHYTMDACVTSQFEQHVRAICNLPLGDTSLLTPVVMVNVLGQHLEGAVRAACRANEEVSRLGVSPKLHIYGKTESTTGRKMGHINLLCKDTGDGLSWVEQTNLWRN, from the coding sequence ATGAGCCCGGAGGAGCTGAAAGCCGGACGGCTGGAGGGTGGCGCGGAGCAGGCTAAGGCTGGGCGAGGGATGAAGGCTGAAGGCGAAGCGGAAGGTGCCAGTGCCGGGGCGGTAAAGGCTGAAGGCAGAGCGGAAGCTGCCGGGGCTGAGGCACAGCGGGAAGAGACCGGGGCGCAGCCGCCACGGACGCTGCTGCCCGGCGCAACGATCGGCGTGCTCGGCGGCGGGCAGCTCGGGCGCATGATGGCGCTGTCCGGCAGCGCCATGGGCTACCGCTTCGTGGCGCTGGACCCAGCAAAGGATGCGCCGTGCGGACAGGTGACGCCGCAGATCACTGCGGCTTATAACGACCGGGACGCCGCGCGCGAGCTGGCACGGCGCTCGGACGTCATCACGTACGAGTTCGAGAACGTTGACGCGGGCGTAGCCGCGCTGCTGACGGAGGAATCGTACGTGCCGCAGGGCAGCGCGCTGCTGTATACGACACAGCACCGGCTGCGCGAGAAGGCGGCAATCGAGTCGGCGGGCGTGCCCGTTGCCCCGTACCGCAAGGTCGGCAGCCTGGCGGAGCTGGAAGCGGCGGCTGCCGACCTGGGCCTGCCCTGTGTGCTGAAGACAGCCACAGGGGGGTACGACGGCAAGGGACAAGCCGTCATCCGCAGGCCGGAAGAGCTGGCTGCAGCGTTACATCAGGTCGCGCCGGGGGTGCAAGCAGATATACCGGAGCTGGTGCTGGAGAAATTCATCACTTTTAAATGTGAGATTTCGGTCATCGCGGCCCGGAGCGCCTCGGGGGAGGTCAAGAGCTTCCCGCCTGCCGAGAACATTCATGTGGATAACATCCTGCATCTCTCGATTGTACCTGCGCGGGTGCCGGAGGAGATTCAACAGCGGGCCTGTGAGCTGGCCGAGCGGATTGTCTCCGGCATGGAGGCGGTCGGACTGCTGGCGGTTGAGATGTTCGTGACGGAGGATGGAGAACTGTTCGTCAATGAGCTGGCGCCGCGGCCGCATAATTCCGGCCATTACACGATGGATGCCTGCGTGACCTCGCAGTTCGAGCAGCATGTGCGGGCCATCTGTAATCTGCCGCTGGGCGATACCTCGCTGCTTACTCCTGTGGTGATGGTGAATGTACTCGGCCAGCATCTGGAAGGAGCCGTTCGGGCAGCCTGCCGTGCGAATGAAGAAGTGAGCAGGCTTGGAGTATCACCCAAGCTTCATATATATGGCAAGACCGAGAGCACAACCGGCCGCAAAATGGGCCATATTAACCTGCTCTGCAAGGATACCGGTGACGGATTGTCCTGGGTAGAGCAAACTAACCTTTGGAGGAACTGA
- the purB gene encoding adenylosuccinate lyase encodes MIERYSRPEMRAIWTEENKFNAWLEVEICACEAWAELGVIPHEDAAKLRKDAKFDIARIDEIELETRHDVIAFTRAVSESLGAERKWVHYGLTSTDVVDTALGYLLRQANEILEQDIIRFIEILKDKAIAYKDTPMMGRTHGVHAEPTTFGLKMALWYEEMKRNLERFRHAADGVQFGKISGAVGTYANIDPFVEEFVCRKLGTSPAPISTQTLQRDRHAEYMAALALVATSLDKFATEIRALQKSEIREVEEAFAKGQKGSSAMPHKRNPIGCENISGLSRVIRGHMMTAYENVPLWHERDISHSSVERIILPDATMLLNYMLNRFGNIVKNLTVFPENMKRNMNRTFGVPFSGRILTKLIDKGFSREQAYDTVQPRAMQAWEEQTQFRDIVEATPEITAVLSAEEIEDAFNPSWHLKHVDTIFRKLELI; translated from the coding sequence ATGATTGAACGTTACAGCAGACCTGAGATGCGGGCCATTTGGACCGAAGAGAATAAATTCAACGCGTGGCTGGAGGTTGAGATTTGCGCCTGTGAAGCGTGGGCCGAGCTGGGAGTGATCCCGCATGAGGATGCCGCGAAGCTGCGCAAGGATGCCAAATTCGATATCGCGCGGATTGATGAGATTGAGCTGGAGACGCGCCATGATGTGATTGCTTTTACCCGTGCGGTATCCGAGAGTCTGGGAGCAGAGCGCAAATGGGTGCATTACGGACTAACCTCGACAGATGTGGTCGATACGGCGCTGGGTTATCTGCTGCGTCAGGCCAACGAGATTCTGGAGCAGGATATTATCCGGTTCATTGAGATTCTAAAAGACAAAGCTATCGCCTACAAGGATACCCCGATGATGGGCCGTACCCATGGCGTACATGCAGAGCCCACAACATTCGGCCTGAAGATGGCACTGTGGTATGAGGAAATGAAGCGGAACCTGGAGCGCTTCCGTCATGCGGCGGACGGCGTGCAATTCGGCAAAATCTCCGGGGCGGTCGGTACTTATGCCAACATCGACCCGTTCGTTGAAGAATTCGTCTGCCGTAAGCTGGGCACCAGCCCGGCTCCGATCTCCACGCAGACCTTGCAGCGTGACCGTCATGCAGAGTATATGGCGGCGCTGGCGCTGGTTGCCACTTCCCTGGACAAGTTCGCTACCGAGATCCGCGCTTTGCAGAAGAGTGAGATCCGCGAGGTGGAGGAGGCTTTTGCCAAGGGTCAAAAGGGTTCGTCCGCGATGCCGCACAAGCGCAACCCGATCGGCTGCGAGAACATCTCTGGCCTGTCGCGTGTCATCCGCGGCCATATGATGACAGCTTACGAGAACGTGCCGCTGTGGCATGAACGTGATATTTCGCATTCTTCCGTAGAACGGATCATCCTGCCGGATGCGACCATGCTGCTGAACTACATGCTGAACCGCTTCGGCAACATCGTGAAGAACCTGACTGTATTCCCTGAAAATATGAAGCGCAACATGAACCGTACCTTCGGGGTTCCGTTCTCCGGCCGCATCCTGACCAAACTGATCGACAAGGGCTTCAGCCGCGAGCAGGCGTACGACACCGTGCAGCCGCGTGCGATGCAGGCCTGGGAGGAACAGACCCAGTTCCGTGACATCGTGGAAGCCACCCCAGAAATCACAGCCGTGCTTAGCGCGGAGGAGATCGAGGATGCGTTCAACCCTTCCTGGCATCTCAAGCATGTGGACACCATCTTCCGCAAGCTGGAACTGATCTAA
- a CDS encoding phosphoribosylaminoimidazolesuccinocarboxamide synthase, whose product MTHLAVSTAVELVNAPLLYKGKVRELYDLGDEILIVVTDRISAFDYVLDPAVPDKGNVLNRLSAFWFGQTRELIENHVVHIEVDKLGDIVKDREALKNRIMVVRKAERIDIECVVRGCITGGGWRQYQETGQVNGIELPKGLRKNAVLAEPIFTPAAKNDVGHDEDIPFGQMQEQIGAELALELKEKSLKLFAFARAYCEERGIILADCKFEFGLLDGKVILIDEIFTPDASRFWAKDKYALDIEIDSMDKEPVRTYLSASSWDKNSTPDPLPAEVVEETSRRYLDIYHRLTGKSL is encoded by the coding sequence ATGACACACCTAGCCGTATCCACTGCCGTGGAACTAGTAAATGCGCCGCTGCTCTACAAAGGCAAGGTTCGTGAGCTGTATGATTTGGGGGATGAGATACTGATCGTGGTGACAGACCGGATCTCTGCATTCGACTATGTGCTGGACCCGGCGGTTCCAGACAAGGGCAATGTACTGAACCGGCTCAGCGCCTTCTGGTTCGGCCAGACCCGGGAGCTGATCGAGAACCATGTGGTGCATATCGAGGTGGACAAGCTCGGAGATATTGTGAAGGACCGTGAAGCGCTGAAGAACCGGATCATGGTCGTACGCAAAGCCGAGCGGATTGACATCGAATGCGTCGTGCGCGGCTGCATTACAGGCGGCGGCTGGCGGCAGTACCAGGAGACCGGTCAAGTCAACGGCATTGAGCTGCCCAAGGGACTGCGGAAAAATGCGGTGCTGGCGGAGCCGATTTTCACACCTGCGGCTAAGAATGATGTTGGTCACGATGAAGACATTCCGTTCGGGCAGATGCAGGAGCAGATCGGCGCAGAGCTTGCGCTGGAGCTGAAGGAGAAGAGCCTGAAGCTGTTCGCTTTTGCCAGAGCTTATTGTGAAGAACGCGGTATCATCCTCGCCGATTGCAAATTCGAGTTCGGACTGCTGGATGGTAAGGTGATTCTGATCGATGAGATCTTCACGCCGGATGCTTCCCGCTTCTGGGCCAAGGACAAATATGCACTGGATATCGAGATCGACAGCATGGATAAGGAGCCGGTTCGCACGTACCTGTCAGCCTCCTCCTGGGACAAAAACAGTACGCCGGACCCGTTGCCGGCTGAGGTAGTCGAGGAGACGTCGCGCCGGTACCTGGATATTTATCACCGTCTTACCGGGAAGTCGTTGTAG
- the purS gene encoding phosphoribosylformylglycinamidine synthase subunit PurS, whose amino-acid sequence MLKATVYVTIKKSVLDPQGVAVQGALHSVGFQEVESLRIGKYMELTLDTDNRAEAEGRLKEMCEKLLANTVIEDYRYELED is encoded by the coding sequence ATGTTAAAAGCGACAGTCTACGTCACCATTAAGAAAAGCGTGCTCGACCCTCAGGGAGTTGCCGTGCAGGGTGCCCTGCATTCCGTTGGATTCCAGGAAGTTGAAAGTCTGCGGATCGGCAAGTATATGGAGCTGACCCTCGATACGGATAACCGCGCAGAAGCGGAAGGACGCCTGAAGGAAATGTGCGAGAAGCTGCTGGCCAACACGGTGATCGAGGATTACCGCTACGAATTGGAGGACTAA